A genome region from Alicyclobacillus acidocaldarius subsp. acidocaldarius DSM 446 includes the following:
- a CDS encoding Mur ligase family protein, protein MERMHALMLGIWIGKFILWVLRLRGRDATSLPGKVALRISPGLIRRFGGQVKRVIAVTGTNGKTTTTSLLASMVAEREPVVTNHKGANLAQGIATAFLRSCSWTGRLPASTAVLEIDEATLPAVAPDLPIGVIVVTNVFRDQLDRYGELDGTLAKLLEGIRKTQATLVLNGDDPLCRYLGLRSSRKVIYYGMARDTARSPRREQMRDGQFCLMCGRPLRYDGFWYGQLGLYRCEGCDFVRPHPVFQGELQGGFLRFTEEGLPDLLLDLPVSGLYNAYNVLAAASAARALGLTSAAIHGGLRAYRPPEGRMQRFDLEAPVTLHLIKNPTGCDSVLDTVVSDGRDKVVVIGVNDLAADGRDVSWLWDADFELLAEDPRLTAVVTTGFRAHDMALRLKYAGLPESRIRVEPDLEAALQEGLSQSSATGAAMHALVTYTLLHPAARWLSERRDEHEPQGALYRTSVS, encoded by the coding sequence ATGGAAAGGATGCATGCCCTCATGCTCGGCATCTGGATCGGCAAGTTCATCCTGTGGGTGCTCAGGCTGCGCGGCAGAGACGCCACCAGTTTGCCGGGTAAAGTGGCGCTCAGAATCTCCCCCGGCCTCATCCGGCGCTTCGGGGGACAGGTGAAGCGGGTCATCGCGGTCACCGGCACCAACGGAAAGACGACCACGACCTCCCTCCTGGCGAGCATGGTCGCCGAGCGCGAACCTGTGGTGACCAACCACAAAGGGGCGAACCTCGCCCAAGGCATTGCCACGGCGTTTTTGCGGTCCTGTTCGTGGACGGGCAGGCTCCCCGCGAGCACGGCGGTCTTGGAGATCGACGAGGCGACGCTGCCCGCCGTCGCGCCGGACCTGCCGATTGGCGTCATCGTCGTGACGAACGTGTTTCGCGATCAGTTGGACCGATACGGTGAGTTGGATGGCACGTTGGCGAAGCTCTTGGAAGGCATCCGAAAGACGCAGGCGACGCTCGTCCTGAACGGGGACGATCCGCTCTGCCGGTACCTCGGCCTTCGCTCCTCGCGTAAGGTGATCTACTACGGCATGGCTCGGGACACGGCGAGATCGCCCCGGCGCGAGCAGATGCGCGACGGACAGTTCTGCCTGATGTGCGGACGGCCGCTTCGATACGACGGGTTCTGGTACGGTCAGCTCGGCCTGTATCGGTGCGAGGGCTGCGACTTTGTTCGCCCACACCCCGTGTTTCAGGGCGAACTCCAGGGAGGGTTCCTGCGCTTCACCGAAGAAGGGCTGCCGGACCTCCTGCTCGATCTCCCCGTCTCGGGCCTGTACAACGCGTACAACGTCCTCGCTGCCGCCTCTGCGGCGCGCGCGCTTGGGCTCACGAGCGCCGCTATCCACGGAGGGCTTCGCGCGTACCGCCCGCCGGAGGGGCGCATGCAGCGCTTCGACCTCGAGGCGCCTGTGACCCTTCACCTGATCAAGAATCCCACGGGCTGCGACAGCGTTCTCGATACCGTGGTGTCGGATGGAAGGGATAAGGTGGTCGTCATTGGGGTGAACGACCTCGCGGCCGACGGGCGAGACGTGTCCTGGCTTTGGGACGCCGACTTCGAACTGCTCGCGGAGGACCCCCGGCTGACGGCCGTGGTGACGACAGGTTTTCGCGCGCACGACATGGCGCTCCGGCTGAAATACGCGGGCCTTCCGGAATCCAGGATCCGCGTCGAGCCCGACCTGGAGGCTGCGCTGCAAGAGGGGCTCTCCCAGAGTTCCGCCACCGGCGCCGCCATGCACGCGCTCGTAACCTACACGCTTTTGCACCCCGCGGCCCGCTGGCTTTCGGAAAGAAGGGATGAGCATGAGCCGCAAGGCGCTCTGTATCGCACATCTGTATCCTGA
- a CDS encoding NUDIX hydrolase, whose protein sequence is MTDIRKAATLVVIRDGANKDIEVLVVRRAKTMRFLPGFVAFPGGAADPSDAEMAKRAFGRPVCAEDDDDPALAVTALRETAEEIGWLLAVRDGEGTKMDTPLAPDEQADLCKGGDALSAWLSARGLAFDLGLLRRIGRFVTPPTQPVRFDTRFFLCVGQHLGEPRLHGAELDAALWTPARDMLTRIQSGELPAVRPTIAVLKALVACPNAEIAMSTLSIGPLPPPAPRA, encoded by the coding sequence ATGACGGACATTCGAAAGGCCGCCACGCTCGTGGTCATCCGGGACGGGGCGAATAAAGACATCGAGGTGCTTGTGGTTCGGCGCGCAAAGACCATGCGGTTTTTGCCCGGCTTCGTGGCCTTCCCGGGTGGCGCGGCGGACCCGTCCGACGCCGAGATGGCCAAGCGCGCGTTCGGCAGGCCGGTGTGCGCGGAGGATGACGACGATCCCGCCTTGGCCGTGACGGCGCTCCGAGAGACGGCGGAAGAAATCGGCTGGCTGCTCGCCGTGCGGGACGGCGAGGGAACAAAGATGGACACACCGCTTGCGCCGGACGAGCAGGCGGACCTGTGCAAAGGCGGAGATGCGCTCTCGGCGTGGCTTTCCGCGCGCGGCCTCGCGTTCGATCTCGGCCTTCTGCGGCGCATCGGCCGCTTCGTCACGCCGCCGACCCAGCCCGTGCGGTTCGACACGCGGTTCTTCCTCTGCGTGGGCCAACATCTCGGCGAGCCGCGCCTCCATGGCGCGGAGCTCGACGCCGCGCTGTGGACGCCTGCGCGAGACATGCTCACGCGCATTCAATCCGGTGAACTGCCCGCGGTGCGCCCCACCATCGCCGTGCTGAAGGCGCTCGTGGCATGCCCGAACGCCGAGATCGCCATGTCCACCCTGAGCATTGGGCCGCTCCCTCCCCCGGCCCCCCGGGCATAA
- the yfmF gene encoding EF-P 5-aminopentanol modification-associated protein YfmF: MESFQTLDAGRCQVHALPHPAFRTKEISLRFHLRMARERVTEVAMLPAVWMNGTLSLPSYRQIALATDDLYGTHVRASISKRGGYHILEVGASVPDVPGEDEAALIERALDLVLSLAFDHAIGVGGFSEAAVQREKELHRRRIRAVRDDKAAYALQRCHQIACRGTPAGLPRLGFEEDVEALMPDRLYEVYQQVLAQAEVHAYAVGQFRDMAGLAARVADRLAKALPEKRAMRTETVARDVVQPVEVRAFEEVTEAEEAQQTQFDLAFASGVGFGDDEYPALVMMNGVFGGFAHSKLFMSIRERRSLAYSVWSFVDAATGLLTVYAGISADKRDEVRQILEEELEALRRGEIAASEWQETRATLRNQYQQMLDQPAMLIAWHHHAVIAGSERTIPEMIESVDRVRPEDAAEVAAALRPVCLYVLEGRGSRA, translated from the coding sequence GTGGAATCCTTTCAAACCCTGGACGCGGGCCGGTGCCAGGTGCACGCGCTGCCGCACCCTGCGTTTCGGACGAAGGAAATTTCGCTCAGGTTCCATCTGCGCATGGCGCGCGAGCGCGTCACGGAGGTCGCGATGCTTCCCGCCGTGTGGATGAACGGCACGCTGAGCCTCCCCAGCTATCGGCAGATTGCGCTTGCAACGGACGATCTCTACGGCACCCACGTGCGCGCGTCCATCAGCAAGCGCGGCGGCTATCACATCCTTGAGGTTGGCGCGAGCGTCCCGGACGTGCCGGGCGAGGACGAGGCGGCGCTCATCGAGCGAGCGCTCGATCTCGTCCTGTCGCTGGCGTTCGATCACGCCATCGGCGTGGGAGGCTTCTCCGAGGCGGCTGTGCAACGCGAGAAGGAATTGCACCGCAGGCGAATCCGCGCGGTCCGAGATGACAAGGCGGCGTATGCGCTGCAGCGATGCCATCAGATCGCCTGTCGCGGCACGCCGGCGGGGCTGCCGCGGCTTGGCTTTGAGGAAGACGTGGAGGCTCTCATGCCGGATCGACTGTACGAGGTCTACCAGCAGGTTCTCGCGCAGGCCGAGGTGCACGCGTATGCCGTGGGCCAGTTCCGCGACATGGCCGGCCTGGCGGCGCGCGTGGCGGATCGGCTGGCGAAGGCTCTGCCGGAGAAGCGCGCGATGCGCACGGAGACGGTGGCGCGCGACGTCGTACAGCCAGTGGAAGTGCGCGCGTTCGAAGAGGTCACCGAGGCCGAGGAGGCGCAGCAGACGCAGTTCGATCTCGCCTTTGCCTCCGGCGTCGGGTTCGGCGACGACGAGTACCCTGCGCTCGTCATGATGAACGGCGTGTTCGGGGGATTTGCGCATTCGAAGCTTTTCATGAGCATCCGCGAACGCCGTTCGCTCGCGTACAGCGTGTGGTCATTCGTCGACGCCGCGACGGGCTTGCTCACGGTGTACGCGGGCATCTCGGCCGACAAGCGAGACGAGGTCCGTCAAATCCTGGAGGAGGAGCTCGAGGCTCTGCGGCGCGGGGAAATTGCGGCGAGCGAGTGGCAGGAGACGCGCGCCACGCTGCGCAATCAGTATCAGCAGATGCTGGATCAGCCGGCGATGCTCATCGCCTGGCACCATCACGCGGTCATCGCGGGCAGTGAGCGGACCATCCCGGAGATGATCGAGTCCGTCGACCGGGTGCGCCCCGAGGACGCGGCGGAAGTCGCGGCGGCGCTTCGGCCGGTGTGCCTGTATGTCCTCGAGGGAAGGGGGAGCCGCGCATGA
- the yfmH gene encoding EF-P 5-aminopentanol modification-associated protein YfmH produces the protein MSDARHVSLELPFETRTWRLQNGLVVTLMPRPALHQTYAMFATRYGSVDRAFRTDGQVHEMPDGIAHFLEHKMFEDPEMDVFARFAAHGASVDAYTTFDHTAYYFSGTGEIAKHVGTLLDFVQSIHLTDENVEKEKGIIAQEIHMVNDHPDRRAYMELLRAMYHEHPVRIDIAGTVESVRAITKEQLLLCYDTFYHPSNMVLVIAGGFDADEIAHVIEENQAKKSFKEPPAIERLYPEEPPTPARSRHWMHFPVQQPRLLVGWKEANGAFGSNLIEQDTAMTILLDALFGPTSAFYQSLLDEGLVDKGFSANYQLSNTFGYTLVGGNAPHPDVLAERIQSHLARVRERGIDEEAFERARKKIMGRVLMSLDQNAFLVRNWVTYFLRGAEAFAFADVIAVLQTMTLERANARFQEHLREDNMVVSAVVPS, from the coding sequence ATGAGCGACGCTCGGCACGTTTCACTTGAACTGCCGTTTGAAACGCGTACCTGGAGACTCCAAAACGGGCTCGTGGTCACGCTGATGCCGCGCCCAGCGCTTCACCAGACGTATGCGATGTTCGCGACTCGATACGGCTCGGTCGATCGCGCCTTTCGAACGGATGGCCAGGTGCACGAGATGCCCGACGGGATTGCGCACTTTTTGGAGCACAAGATGTTCGAGGACCCCGAGATGGACGTGTTCGCGCGTTTCGCTGCCCATGGGGCGTCGGTCGACGCCTACACCACCTTCGATCACACGGCGTACTACTTCTCGGGCACGGGCGAGATCGCCAAGCACGTGGGCACGCTGCTCGACTTCGTCCAGTCCATCCACCTGACGGACGAAAACGTGGAGAAGGAGAAGGGGATCATCGCGCAGGAGATTCATATGGTGAACGATCACCCGGATCGCAGGGCCTACATGGAACTCCTCAGGGCGATGTACCACGAGCATCCTGTGCGCATCGACATCGCCGGCACCGTCGAATCGGTGCGCGCCATCACGAAGGAGCAGCTGCTTCTCTGCTACGACACCTTTTACCACCCATCCAACATGGTGCTCGTCATCGCCGGTGGTTTTGACGCGGACGAGATCGCCCACGTCATTGAGGAGAACCAGGCGAAGAAGTCGTTCAAGGAGCCGCCCGCCATCGAGCGCCTTTATCCCGAAGAACCGCCGACGCCCGCGCGATCCCGCCATTGGATGCATTTCCCGGTGCAGCAGCCCCGCCTCCTCGTGGGCTGGAAGGAGGCGAACGGGGCCTTTGGGTCGAATTTGATCGAACAGGACACGGCGATGACGATTCTCTTGGACGCGCTGTTCGGACCGACGTCGGCGTTTTACCAGAGCCTACTGGACGAAGGGCTCGTCGACAAAGGCTTTTCGGCCAACTACCAGTTGTCGAACACGTTCGGGTACACCTTGGTCGGCGGCAACGCGCCGCATCCCGACGTGCTGGCCGAGCGGATTCAGTCGCATCTCGCGCGCGTGCGCGAGCGGGGCATCGACGAGGAGGCGTTTGAACGAGCGCGCAAAAAGATCATGGGCCGGGTGCTGATGAGCTTGGACCAGAACGCCTTTCTCGTCCGCAACTGGGTGACGTATTTCCTCCGCGGCGCGGAGGCGTTTGCCTTTGCCGACGTGATCGCCGTGCTCCAAACCATGACGCTCGAACGTGCGAACGCACGCTTCCAGGAACATCTGCGCGAGGACAACATGGTGGTGAGCGCGGTCGTGCCGTCCTGA
- a CDS encoding hotdog fold thioesterase codes for MPNTLMAHLGMRILEATKDRVVMTMPVDSRTHQPMGLLHGGASVALAESAASLGGALNVSDQGKTVVGMEINANHLRSMREGVVKAIAEPIHRGSTTQVWQIRIVDERDRLVCISRCTLAVIQNRGRMEQVTPTEN; via the coding sequence TTGCCAAACACGCTCATGGCCCATCTGGGCATGCGGATTTTGGAAGCCACCAAGGACCGCGTGGTCATGACCATGCCGGTCGACAGCCGAACGCACCAGCCGATGGGGCTTCTGCACGGCGGCGCGAGCGTGGCACTCGCCGAGTCTGCGGCCAGCCTGGGCGGCGCTTTGAACGTGAGCGATCAGGGGAAGACCGTGGTGGGCATGGAGATCAACGCGAACCATCTTCGCTCGATGCGGGAGGGCGTGGTGAAGGCCATCGCCGAGCCCATCCACCGGGGATCCACGACGCAGGTGTGGCAGATCCGCATCGTGGACGAGCGGGATCGCCTCGTGTGCATCTCGCGCTGTACGCTCGCCGTCATCCAGAATCGCGGGCGCATGGAGCAGGTGACGCCGACGGAAAACTGA
- a CDS encoding arsenate reductase family protein, which produces MRSLYHLYGYRRCSTCRNAQAFLERLGADVSFHDIVEHPPDVSTLRTWLEAVRGDIQSLVNTRGEVYRRRGLKEVSWPVDTWLEEMHRDGKLIRRPVLVTPSGRVIVGFDESAYRDAVTEEQAP; this is translated from the coding sequence ATGCGCAGCTTGTACCATCTGTACGGTTATCGGCGCTGCTCGACATGCCGCAACGCGCAGGCGTTCCTGGAGCGCTTGGGCGCCGACGTGTCGTTTCACGACATCGTCGAACATCCGCCCGACGTTTCCACCCTGCGCACGTGGCTCGAGGCTGTGCGCGGCGACATCCAGTCGCTCGTCAACACCCGCGGAGAGGTGTATCGCAGGCGGGGACTGAAAGAGGTCTCGTGGCCGGTGGACACGTGGCTCGAAGAGATGCATCGAGACGGGAAGCTCATCCGTCGCCCCGTGCTCGTGACGCCTTCCGGGCGCGTCATCGTGGGCTTCGACGAGTCCGCCTACCGCGACGCCGTGACCGAGGAGCAGGCGCCATGA
- a CDS encoding type 1 glutamine amidotransferase: MSRKALCIAHLYPDLLNLYADRGNIAVLRRRLEWRGYEVEVVRVTHSETPDFSRYHLVLLGGGSDREQAIVAEKLRACAPAFRSAVQDGLPVLAICGGYQLLGEYYQLPSGEKVPGIALVDMVTEASPDAPRLIGNIAVWSDEAGVIVGFENHGGRTRHSHRPLGRVLHGHGNDGVSGHEGLRHLNIWGTYVHGPLLPKNPALADAVLRDALAYAHLPDHLEPLDDRLEREARTAFVSLRMEDVAPMLRTEAESR, translated from the coding sequence ATGAGCCGCAAGGCGCTCTGTATCGCACATCTGTATCCTGATCTGTTGAATCTCTATGCCGATCGCGGCAACATCGCCGTTTTGCGGCGGCGCCTCGAGTGGCGCGGCTACGAGGTCGAGGTGGTCCGCGTGACGCACAGCGAGACCCCGGACTTCTCGCGGTATCACCTGGTGCTTCTGGGGGGCGGATCGGACCGCGAGCAGGCGATTGTGGCGGAAAAGCTGCGGGCGTGCGCGCCGGCGTTTCGGAGCGCCGTGCAGGATGGTCTGCCGGTTCTGGCCATCTGCGGCGGCTATCAGCTTCTCGGTGAATACTATCAACTTCCGAGTGGCGAAAAGGTGCCCGGCATCGCCCTCGTGGACATGGTGACCGAGGCGAGCCCCGATGCGCCGCGGCTCATCGGCAACATCGCCGTGTGGAGCGACGAGGCCGGCGTGATCGTCGGATTTGAGAATCATGGCGGGCGCACGCGCCACAGCCATCGGCCGCTGGGGCGCGTCCTTCACGGACACGGCAACGACGGGGTGAGCGGCCACGAGGGCTTGCGCCATCTGAACATCTGGGGCACGTATGTGCACGGCCCGCTGCTGCCGAAAAACCCGGCGCTGGCGGACGCGGTGCTGCGCGACGCCTTGGCCTACGCCCATCTGCCGGACCATCTCGAGCCCCTGGACGACCGGCTGGAACGGGAGGCCAGGACCGCGTTTGTCTCACTTCGAATGGAGGACGTGGCGCCCATGCTCAGAACGGAGGCAGAGTCGCGATGA
- the thrB gene encoding homoserine kinase, translating into MSPGDMRRSVAVRVPATTANLGPGFDCLGMALQLYNTFTLRLGEPFAVRVSGEAAEVLPKTEDNAVIRAMDRLFAEAGLHRGALPPFALEVDNQIPVSSGLGSSASAIVAGLVLANALLEEYAPDRKLSRDRLLRLATELEGHPDNVAPALLGGGVLAFHDRAGLRTAEVPIPPNLRFVAATPEFALPTELARRVLPKAYPRDEAVENVAQCARLLLALLKPDLDLLRGGMLDYFHEPYRKPLVPGADEVERAAMAAGAYAVTLSGAGPTLLAWCKPDVALRVADEMTLAWRNAGTPCRALVLRPVHGETRAHWKLESTGDEV; encoded by the coding sequence ATGAGCCCGGGTGACATGCGCCGCTCGGTTGCCGTCCGCGTGCCGGCGACCACGGCCAACCTCGGCCCCGGCTTCGACTGCCTGGGCATGGCGCTTCAACTGTACAACACCTTCACGCTGCGCCTCGGCGAGCCGTTCGCTGTCCGCGTGAGTGGAGAGGCGGCCGAGGTTCTCCCGAAGACCGAGGACAACGCAGTCATCCGCGCCATGGACCGCCTCTTCGCGGAGGCGGGACTCCACCGCGGTGCGTTGCCACCTTTTGCGCTCGAGGTGGACAATCAGATTCCGGTGTCGTCCGGGCTTGGCTCCAGTGCATCGGCGATTGTGGCGGGCCTCGTGCTCGCGAATGCGCTCCTCGAGGAGTATGCGCCGGATCGCAAGCTGAGCCGGGATCGCCTGCTCCGGCTCGCCACCGAGCTCGAGGGGCACCCGGACAACGTTGCGCCCGCGCTTCTTGGCGGCGGCGTGCTGGCGTTTCACGATCGCGCGGGCCTTCGCACGGCGGAAGTGCCCATTCCGCCGAATTTGCGCTTTGTTGCGGCGACGCCCGAATTCGCGCTGCCGACCGAGCTCGCGCGCCGCGTGCTGCCGAAAGCCTATCCCCGGGACGAGGCCGTGGAAAACGTCGCGCAGTGCGCCCGCCTGCTCCTGGCCCTGCTCAAGCCCGATCTCGACCTCCTCCGCGGAGGCATGCTGGATTACTTCCACGAGCCGTACCGCAAGCCGCTCGTGCCCGGAGCGGACGAGGTCGAGCGGGCGGCGATGGCCGCTGGCGCGTACGCCGTGACGTTGAGCGGCGCAGGGCCCACGCTGCTCGCTTGGTGCAAACCCGACGTGGCGCTTCGCGTGGCGGACGAGATGACGCTCGCATGGCGCAACGCGGGCACGCCTTGTCGCGCGCTCGTGCTGCGGCCGGTGCACGGCGAGACGCGCGCGCACTGGAAGTTGGAATCGACAGGAGACGAGGTGTGA
- a CDS encoding MBL fold metallo-hydrolase yields the protein MWILAIIVVVAAGVVLLYALYRRMTADWPRPKRRMPEHRPKPEAWREEGLYLSWLGHSTVLMQMDGVRILTDPVLFPRVGVRAFGWTFGPRRHVDCPIRPEACGPVDLVLLSHAHMDHLDHASLRRVVTRQTVVVTPRGIGYLARWHRPKAVYELSPGDSIQLEDGTEIAAIEVRHWGSRYPWNRNMGYQGYVVRRGPWSVFFAGDTAATDLSAVRRYEPQIACMPIGAYAPAPFENAHCTPEQAWDMFLQTGAQVFVPIHHDTFVLSREPVDEPLQRLMAVADGDRVWPMRHGEVYYVKSPKSIEKPKRLD from the coding sequence ATGTGGATTTTGGCCATCATCGTGGTTGTGGCTGCGGGGGTTGTGCTGTTGTACGCGCTGTATCGGCGCATGACCGCGGACTGGCCGCGGCCGAAGAGGCGAATGCCTGAGCACAGGCCCAAGCCTGAAGCCTGGCGCGAGGAGGGGCTTTACCTCTCCTGGCTGGGGCACTCGACGGTGCTCATGCAGATGGATGGGGTCCGCATCCTGACGGATCCGGTTCTGTTTCCCCGCGTCGGGGTGCGGGCGTTCGGATGGACGTTTGGCCCCAGGCGCCACGTGGATTGCCCCATTCGGCCTGAAGCGTGTGGACCGGTCGATCTCGTCCTCCTGTCGCACGCCCACATGGATCACCTCGATCACGCGAGCCTTCGGCGCGTGGTGACGCGGCAGACGGTGGTCGTGACGCCGCGAGGTATCGGCTACCTCGCCCGGTGGCACCGCCCCAAGGCGGTGTACGAGTTAAGCCCGGGCGATTCGATTCAATTGGAGGACGGGACGGAAATCGCGGCCATCGAGGTCCGGCACTGGGGCAGCAGATATCCGTGGAACCGAAACATGGGCTATCAGGGCTACGTGGTCAGGCGGGGGCCGTGGTCGGTGTTTTTTGCAGGTGACACGGCTGCGACGGATCTCTCGGCGGTCAGGCGGTACGAGCCGCAGATCGCGTGCATGCCCATTGGCGCGTACGCACCTGCGCCGTTTGAGAACGCGCACTGCACACCGGAACAGGCTTGGGACATGTTTCTTCAGACGGGCGCTCAGGTCTTCGTTCCCATTCACCATGACACGTTTGTGCTTTCGCGCGAGCCCGTGGATGAGCCGCTTCAGCGGCTCATGGCTGTGGCCGACGGGGACAGGGTGTGGCCCATGCGGCATGGAGAGGTCTATTACGTGAAGTCACCGAAATCTATCGAGAAACCGAAGCGGCTCGATTGA
- a CDS encoding MFS transporter has product MAMHAKPFRLPALAWWLLIVGALFQLSISLSNTFVSIFLFKVDRSFSAIAWYHLLVFATLPVTFVLAAAVARRTSTAMSLRIGIALYALFFAVALMVGEEAAHMPELLGVLTGLAEGFYWLAFDVLSVEYTDREGHEPFFGLFGVLTSVANVIAPPVAGALISREDAYFGGLTGYHVVFGISFALFVVATLVSLRLKSARLAELRLREGFRSLAQEPWRRVVLGSAAYGVREGVFMFLLGLLFYIVTGSEMKLGEFLLVQGALSFLAFYAAGRWSGRFRWRLFLVGALGILGASVAFLWPITTVTLIVYGVLAAAAFPLFLVPLQGYVFDAMHTLADDDVPSITHIVVREWLENAGRILGVLAYFVVGSFETVRHVGGFGWLAFALGFMPLVAVGLIRPLESRIFGPRSRHQRFRLGDNEESHTSAKRRARPTP; this is encoded by the coding sequence ATGGCCATGCACGCAAAGCCGTTTCGCTTGCCGGCCTTGGCCTGGTGGCTTCTCATCGTCGGCGCGCTGTTTCAGCTTTCCATCAGCCTGTCCAATACGTTCGTGAGCATTTTCCTCTTCAAAGTCGACCGATCGTTCTCCGCCATCGCCTGGTACCACCTGCTCGTCTTCGCCACGCTCCCCGTCACCTTCGTCCTGGCGGCGGCCGTCGCGCGGCGCACATCGACGGCCATGTCCCTGCGGATTGGCATCGCGCTCTACGCGCTCTTTTTCGCCGTCGCGCTGATGGTGGGCGAGGAAGCGGCGCACATGCCCGAGTTGCTCGGCGTGCTCACCGGCCTGGCAGAGGGCTTCTACTGGCTCGCGTTTGACGTATTGAGCGTGGAATACACGGACCGGGAGGGGCATGAGCCGTTCTTTGGCCTGTTCGGCGTGCTCACCTCCGTCGCGAACGTGATCGCCCCGCCCGTCGCGGGCGCCCTCATCAGCCGGGAGGACGCGTACTTCGGGGGGCTGACCGGATATCACGTGGTCTTCGGCATTTCGTTCGCCCTGTTTGTCGTCGCCACGCTCGTGAGCCTGCGTCTGAAGAGCGCGCGCCTGGCTGAGCTTCGGCTTCGGGAGGGATTTCGCTCCCTCGCGCAGGAGCCGTGGCGGCGGGTCGTCCTCGGGTCGGCCGCGTACGGCGTTCGGGAAGGCGTCTTCATGTTTCTGCTCGGCCTGTTGTTCTACATCGTCACGGGCAGCGAAATGAAGCTCGGCGAATTCCTTCTGGTGCAGGGCGCACTCTCGTTTCTCGCGTTTTACGCGGCCGGGCGCTGGTCGGGCCGTTTTCGCTGGCGGTTGTTCCTCGTGGGGGCCCTCGGCATTCTCGGCGCCAGCGTCGCGTTTCTCTGGCCCATCACGACGGTGACGCTCATCGTCTACGGCGTCCTGGCGGCGGCCGCGTTTCCGCTTTTTCTGGTCCCGCTGCAGGGCTACGTATTCGACGCCATGCACACGCTCGCCGACGACGACGTGCCCTCCATCACGCACATCGTCGTCAGGGAATGGCTGGAGAACGCCGGGCGCATCCTGGGCGTGCTCGCCTATTTCGTTGTGGGGTCGTTCGAGACGGTGCGCCACGTGGGCGGGTTCGGGTGGCTCGCGTTCGCGCTCGGCTTCATGCCGCTCGTGGCGGTCGGGCTCATTCGCCCGCTGGAGTCGAGGATTTTCGGGCCGAGATCGCGCCATCAGCGGTTTCGGCTCGGTGACAACGAGGAGAGCCACACGTCGGCGAAGCGGCGAGCGAGGCCGACGCCCTGA
- the thrC gene encoding threonine synthase has translation MEHGVRPGWPGILEVYRSFLPITEGTPRLTLHEGNTPLVYADKLSERLECHVYLKFEGANPTGSFKDRGMVVAVAKAKEAGKRVVICASTGNTSASAAAYAARAGLEAVILIPHGYVALGKLAQAVQYGARIVAIRGNFDQALAIVREVADPLGMEVVNSINPYRLMGQQTAAFEICDALGRAPDALYIPVGNAGNISAYWMGFTRYYEEKRIDARPKMFGFEAEGAAAIVRGEPIAHPETFATAIRIGNPASWDKAVRAAQESGGAIDCVTDEAIAEAYRLIAQEGVFAEPASAASVAGLLKRHREGGVTRGETVVCVLTGNGLKDPDSAMRLASQEALVVDGDPDAVRRALGGLS, from the coding sequence ATGGAACATGGCGTCCGCCCGGGGTGGCCGGGCATTCTGGAAGTGTACCGAAGTTTCCTTCCCATCACCGAGGGCACGCCGCGGCTCACGCTGCACGAGGGGAACACGCCGCTCGTCTACGCGGACAAGCTGAGCGAGCGGCTCGAGTGCCACGTGTACCTCAAGTTCGAAGGCGCGAATCCGACGGGATCGTTCAAAGACCGGGGCATGGTGGTTGCGGTCGCGAAGGCCAAGGAGGCGGGCAAGCGCGTCGTCATCTGCGCCAGCACGGGCAACACGTCCGCGTCGGCGGCCGCCTACGCAGCGCGCGCGGGGCTTGAGGCGGTCATCCTCATCCCGCACGGCTACGTCGCGCTCGGCAAACTGGCGCAGGCCGTACAGTACGGCGCACGCATTGTCGCGATTCGCGGCAATTTCGATCAGGCGCTCGCCATTGTGCGCGAGGTCGCGGATCCGCTCGGCATGGAAGTGGTGAATTCCATCAATCCGTATCGGCTCATGGGCCAGCAGACGGCTGCGTTCGAGATCTGCGACGCGCTTGGGCGCGCGCCAGACGCGCTCTACATCCCCGTGGGCAACGCGGGCAACATCTCGGCGTACTGGATGGGATTCACGCGCTATTACGAGGAGAAGCGCATCGATGCGCGCCCCAAGATGTTCGGCTTTGAGGCCGAGGGCGCGGCGGCTATCGTGCGGGGAGAACCCATCGCCCATCCCGAGACCTTTGCGACGGCCATTCGCATCGGCAACCCGGCGTCCTGGGACAAGGCGGTCCGGGCCGCACAGGAGTCCGGCGGCGCCATCGACTGCGTGACGGATGAGGCCATCGCCGAGGCGTACCGGCTCATCGCGCAGGAGGGCGTGTTCGCCGAGCCGGCTTCGGCGGCCAGCGTCGCAGGGCTGTTGAAGCGCCACCGCGAGGGCGGCGTGACCCGCGGTGAGACCGTGGTGTGCGTGTTGACGGGAAACGGCCTGAAGGATCCGGACAGCGCCATGCGCCTCGCCTCGCAGGAGGCCCTCGTGGTCGACGGCGATCCCGACGCGGTGCGGCGCGCGCTGGGTGGGCTATCATGA